A genomic window from Pygocentrus nattereri isolate fPygNat1 chromosome 22, fPygNat1.pri, whole genome shotgun sequence includes:
- the xpa gene encoding DNA repair protein complementing XP-A cells, with product MDPLESNGAVGSCSDPPDPLIKPRTEPLPPAVLARIERNRQRALLLRQARLARAAPSAGDGATTAKVMKTIDSGAGFFIEEEEEDSERRTLKVVHKPAPVMEPDYLMCEECSRPFMDSYLSNSFDLSVCDQCRDNEVKHRLISRTEAKQLFLLKDCDLDLREPPLRFVLKKNPHNPRWGDMKLYLKTQVVKRSLEVWGSEEALEEARESREENREVQKQKRFNKKVKELRRAVRSSMYRKDTSAHQHDYGPEELVDEEEDQYRKVCKTCGHQLTYEKM from the exons ATGGATCCCCTCGAGTCTAACGGAGCGGTCGGTTCATGTTCTGACCCGCCGGATCCGCTGATAAAGCCCCGAACCGAGCCGTTACCTCCGGCTGTGTTAGCGAGGATCGAGCGGAACCGACAGAGGGCGCTGCTGCTGAGACAAGCGCGCCTCGCCCGCGCAGCGCCGTCTGCTGGAGACG GTGCAACCACAGCCAAAGTGATGAAAACCATCGACTCTGGGGCTGGATTCTTCAtcgaggaagaggaggaggacagtGAGCGGAGGACCCTGAAGGTGGTGCATAAGCCAG CCCCGGTTATGGAGCCGGACTATCTGATGTGTGAGGAATGTTCCAGACCCTTTATGGACTCGTATCTCAGCAACAGCTTCGACCTGTCAGTCTGTGACCAGTGCAG agATAACGAAGTGAAGCACCGGCTGATTTCTCGGACGGAGGCGAAGCAGCTTTTCTTGTTGAAGGACTGCGATCTGGACCTGCGGGAGCCGCCGCTGCGCTTTGTTCTGAAGAAGAACCCCCACAATCCCCGTTGGGGGGACATGAAGCTCTACCTGAAAACACAG GTGGTGAAGCGCTCTCTGGAGGTTTGGGGCAGTGAGGAGGCGCTGGAGGAGGCCCGCGAGAGCCGAGAGGAGAACCGAGAGGTCCAGAAACAGAAACGCTTCAACAAGAAAGTCAAAG AGTTGAGGCGAGCGGTCCGCAGCAGTATGTACAGGAAGGACACCAGCGCCCACCAGCACGATTACGGTCCCGAGGAGCTGGTGGACGAAGAGGAGGATCAGTACAGGAAAGTGTGCAAAACCTGTGGACACCAGCTCACTTACGAGAAGATGTAG